CAGGGACTGCTCACCGGCACCGCCGGGGCCCTGCTGGCCCAGCACGCCGCCCGCACCAACACGCCACCGGTCACCCGGTGGGATGCCTGCCTGCTGCTCAACGACGAAGGGACACGATGAACCACGCCACCACCAGCTCACCCGCCGACCTGCGCGAGACCATGATCACCAGCGTCAAGCAGGCCGGGTACGCCCAGCGCCCCGAGGTCGAACGGGCACTGCGCCGGGTCCCGCGGCACGAGTTCGTGCCCGAGGCCGACCTGGATACGGCCTACGACCCCTGGCAAGCCGTCATCACCCACCGCTTCACCGACGGCACCGCTCTCTCCTGCGCCAGCGCGCCCTCCGTGGTCGCCATGATGCTCGACCAGCTCGCCGTCGAACCCGGCAACGCCGTGCTGGAGATCGGGGCCGGGACCGGCTACAACGCCAGCCTCCTCGCCGAACTCACCAACCAGGACACCCACGTGGTCACCATCGACCTCGACGGCGGCGTCACCACCCACGCCACCCGCAACCTGGCCGCGACCGGCTACCACGGTGTCCGCGTCGTCACCGGCGACGGCGCGCTCGGCGTCCCCGAACACGGCCCCTACGACCGGATCATCGCCACCGTCTCCCCCTGGGACATCCCTACAGCCTGGTGGCAACAACTCACCCCCGGCGCCCGTCTCGTAGTCCCGCTGCGGTGGCGCGGGCAAACCCGCAGCGTCGCCTTCGCCCACCACAACGGGCGGCTGGTGGCCGACTCCATCGAACTGTGCGGCTTCGTCCCCCTCGTCACCGACGACGACGGCGAACTCTCCGCCCCCATCACCGCCGATGGCACCATTCACCTGCACTGGGACCGCGACCAACCGGTCGACCCCACGGTCCTGCACGGAGTCCTCGACCGGCCGAGCAACACCGCCTGGTCCGGCGTCAGCATCGCCGGAGACGAACCCCACGACGGCATCTGGCTACGCCTCACTGTCACCGACCTCCGCACCTGCCGACTCAACGCCCCCGCCGATACCCCGCCCGAGATCTGCGCCCCCATCTCGCCGTTGCGCGCGCCCGCCCTCGTCGACGGAACCTCCCTGGCCTACCTCACCCTCCGCCGACACCAAGGCAGCGGACCCAGCCGCTGGGAACTCGGCGCCATCGGGCACGGACCAGCCGCCACCGAACTGGCCACCCACCTCTGCGACGAACTCCGCGCCTGGTCCATCGATCGAGACCGGCGCAAACCCAACCTGACCGCCTACCCCGCCGACACCCCCGAGCATGAGCTGACCGGCACCATCATCGACAAGGCCCACAGCAAGCTTGTCCTCACCTACGACACCGACGAACCACACGAGCACCGGTACCGTGCCTGATACGGAAACGGACGTTGATGAACGAAAGCGCCGATCACGGCATAACCGGATCGTCAATCGAGATCGACAACCAGTGCTATGCACGTGCCGTGGTCCTTCGTGGAGGACTGCCGGCGTTGGCTATCGGCTACGGCGGCACTGACACGGTCTTGTCCGCCGGTCCACGGTTGCAGGACGCTGCGATAGCGAAAGAATTCGCCATCACTCTCGCCTCGGCAGCGTTGGCGTTCGCGGGCGGCTGCACCGTCCGTCTGACACAGAGACATAATCAGCACGAGCCCGCGCAGCCACGCCTCAACGAACACGACAGCCCGGATCACTGACATCGCCTCGACGAGTGTCGATCCCTGACGGCGGATCATGTCCGATTCTCCGGCCCGAGGTAGCTGACGCTCCCGAGCGAGCAGGACACGATCCATGATTCTTCAGTCCCTCGCCGCGTTGTTGATCTTATACGCGCCCGCTCGAATGTGACCCCAATCACCAGGGCCGGTTCTTGCGCAACCGTCCTGTACGCACAGACCCTCGCGCTTACACTGAGCGTTCAGGGGGAACGGTCATGTAGCTGAGTTCGGCGATCGGGAGGGGACCGTAGGTGTCGGGGGGAGCCGAGGAGCAAGGTCGGCACGGACGACGGCCACGCACAGTGGACCCGGACGAGGTACCGAGGCAGGCGCCGGATGGCCTGTACCTGCTCACCACGCCTACGGGACATGGCGGAGTCATCGAGTTGTGGACGCTCCGTGATGGAACCTCTGCCGTGATGGGTTACTCCTCCATCGGTCGGCTGATGGTGGCGTGCGGTAGCGGGCAGCCGTTCCGGCACATGGCAGCCGATGAGGTCGAATCGACCTGCGAATCGATAGGTGCCAAGGTCGTCGTTGTCGATACGGTGCCTCCCGGTGGCCGGCGGTATCCCGAGGTCGATTCCCGGGACCAACCCGACTTGCCTCTCCTCGACGCCGAGGATCCGGACCAACCGGTCGTCTATGTGCCCTCACGGCCTTACCGTGCGGGTCAGCGCGATGCTGTGCTGGAGCTTCAACCGCATGAGGGTCGGCTGACACTGCTCGCCTACACCTCACGCGAACTACTGGAGGAAGGGTGCGGGCCGTATCAGGCGTGGGTGTCGATTCCTTCTCACCTGCTCGAGGAAGCCGCCTGGCGGGTCGGGGCTGAGGCGGTGCTGTTCAACCCTGTCCTGTCGGAGGAGTCCAGACACGCCGCACCGGTGCTGGACTGGACCCGCCGCGACAACAACCGATAGGAGCATCGCACATGGGTGGTAACGAGGGATTCAGCTACAGCACGGCCGGACTGGAAAGCGTGGTCAGCCAGCTACGCGAGGGCGCCCGGCACCTCGACGAAGCCAATGAAGCCGCGGTGGAGATGGTCGACGCCGGTGGTTCCTCGGAGATCGTGGGGAAGGCGCTCGCCGACTTGCTGATGTCGTCGGTCAACTCCGCGGCGACGATGGACAACGCCGCGGGCAAGGTCGATGCGGCGAAGGGCAGCTACCACGACATCGAGAACACCAACGAAGGCGCGATGCGCAAGAAGCAGCACGACATCATGGAGGACTATCCCGACGTGCACGACATGAATGTTCCGCTGAACTGATCCGGGCCACCAGGGAAGGGGGAGCGACATGGGACAGGCGCTGAACACCCAGGTCAACGGCAGTTCAGGAACCTGCGTCGAGGCCGCGGACTGGCTTGCCAAGCTCTACAGCCAAGCGCACCAAGCCGCGGCAGCGGCCGCCGGGGCGCGCGGCACGGCCGAGGCCGACTGGCACGGCCCCGCGCAGGAAGCGTTCCACGAGGCCACCACGAACGTGGACACGCACACGAGAGCCATCGCGGACCGTGCTTTCGAGTGCGAATGGGCGTTGCGGGACTTCGCTGACTCGCTGGACTCCATCAATGCCAAGATGGACGACGCGCTGGCCAAGGCCACCGCGGCCGGCCTGCGGGCCGAAGGCCCCTTCATCATCGCCCCCGAGGCTCCCGCGGCACCCAAGCTCCTTCCCACCGGCCCCTGCGGCACCGCCGACGCCACGGCGATCATGCAGCAGAACCAGGAAGCCATCGCCGCGTACAACAACGGGCCGCTGGCCACGTACAACGCCAAAGCCGCCGCCTACAACGAGTGCAAGGCGATCGTCAACCAGGCACGCAACCTGGAACAGACCGCGCACGAGACACTCCGCGCGGCGATGGGCAAGGCAACCGAAACGGCGAACGACACGGTCTCCTCGCTGTTCACCTGGGTCTCCCAGACACGCAGCTACGTCGGAGGAGGAGAAAACTCCCGCCGTCTTGCCGCAGCCAAGGCCGAGCGCCTGTTCGCACAGTCAAAGTTCTTGAACGACTTCGCGCTCGGCGCGGTCTCCGACACCAACCCAGCTCAGCAACGCATCCTGAACAGGGCCGCGGAACTCGCCAACGACGGCGGCAAGCAACAGACCCGCGCGCAACAGTTCGAGAAGTGGGTAAAAATGATCCCGAAAGACGTCCGGGACGTTGTCACGCGCTATCCAGGACAAGGCGCGGTAGAGCGCCTGTCCGAGCACTCGAATGTGAAGGTCCCCGACTTCTCCTCCAGGATGCTGCGGTCGGTGCCCTACGTCGGTGCTGGCCTCACCGTGGTCAACGAATCAATCGGCGCAGCCAAGGGCGAACAGTCGTGGGGACGAGCCGCCGCCGACACAGCCGCGGCCATCGGCGGCGGCGCCCTCGGCGGGGCGCTGACCGGCGCGGTCGCCGGTAGCGCCTTCGGACCCTTCGGCACTGTCGTCCTGGGCCTGGCCGGAGGGTTCGGCGGCGCCATGTTCGCACAGGACATCGTCGCCGGCTTCGCAGGAGACGGGAAATAGGCGAGACACGACATGGCAGGCCATCACCGCCGCAAGACACCGCAACGTACCTGGCACGAATTCCCCCAGCTACCACCCCGGCCAAACCCCGACACCGGCGAACCACTCCCCCCTCATGCCCCCGGCTACTCAGGCCCCGACCACCCCGGCAACAACCCCCGGCTCGCCGGTCCCATGTTCGGCCCGCCCGAGCCACCACCAGGGATGGGGCCGTGCCTGGCCTGGCACCGCGACGACATCACCGGCAACATCCGACGCTACATCGTCGCCCTGGCCATCCTCGCCCTCGGCAGCTCCGTGCTGTCACTCCTGCGCGGCGACACCTTCGGCGACGCCCTGACCTACTGGCCAGTATGGATCGTCATCGTCGTCTTCGCCTACCTGATGTCGGACCCGCTGACCTTCAAAACCATGTCCGCAGGCGCCGACTGGCTCCAATGGGGAACCCGGAAACGCTGGTACCACCGGACACCACGCGCCGGCCACGTCAAATTCTACGACCTCGTCTCCATCACCGCCTCAGGCTCCGGAATCACCATCTACCTCAGACTGGAAGACACCGAAGGAAACGTGCTGTACCGGATGCCGCACGCACTCCAACAAAACAGACACATATGGGACCTGCTATACAACGGCATCCTGCACTCCGTCGCCAACGGAGCCGAAATCGACAACCTCGCCATCAAAGCTCTCCGACTAGACGAAACCCAGGCACTGCAACTACGCCAACAGATCTCAACAACAGACGACTAGCCCGGATCTTTCGCGGGGGCGGCCGGGTTGGGGTCCGTAACAGAAACGGTGTTTCCGGCTCTGGTTGTCAGTAGCTCTCAGCGCCCGGCCAGGGCGTGAGGATGTCTACGGGTTGCCGATGATGAGCACTCCTCGTTTCGTTGGCCCGAGCGGTTGTAGGCAGCTAGGGGCCCTCAGGGCTGGAGTCCGTAGTGTTGTCGTGCTTCGGTTTACTGTTATCCTTGCCCGCGAATCCCTCCGGCGGGGTGATGTCGAGGATGACTGGTGTAATGTGGAAGCCGTTCTTCAACTCTGCGTCGGCCTGCTCTTTGAGAGTAGCTCGGAGCGCGTCCTTGTCCGGGTGGAGATTCTTGGGCCAGCCACGTCCGCTAGGGCGACGGTCGGGGTGGATCCAGTAGATGAGCAGGATGCCGTGGCGTCTGCCTTCCGGGATGAGGTAACGGTCGATCAGTTGTGCCCGCATAGCTGTCAGGACTTCTGAGTTGTTCGCCAGTTTCGCCTCGAACAGCACCCGGGCTGTGCCCTTGGTCTCGGTGAACGTTGTGGCAACGCCGTCGATCCGAGTTCCTACACCTTTGGGCTTCACGCGTTTGGCTTGGACCTCCCGGTCCACGACGACGCCCTCAGAGAGGCGGTCTTTGAGGCGCCGCTTCACCCAGTCGGTGATGCTGTCCTCCGAATGGGGGATGTTGCCGCCCCAGATCTCCTGGAACGCAGTGCTGTGGGTGAGGTGGTGCTGCAGGTTGTCGAGTTGGTGCAGAATGACTGTGAGTAAGTCAGCGTCATCGCGGACCAGTCGGGCGTCGGCGGAGCGTAGAAGGTCCAGCAGGGTCTGCGGGCTGATGGCCTTGACGGCGAGGTCGGCTTGGCGTGCGCGGGCGGTGGCCAGGTATTGCCCCAGGATTTGCTGTTCTATGTCTTCACGGTGTGCCAGCAGAGTGAACAGGTCATCCACCCGACCAGCCGAAGCCAGTTGCTGCAGAAGATTCGAGCGTAGTCTGCGGGCCGTGTCCTCTGGCTCCACAGCGCCACTTCTCATCGGCGGGTCGTTGTGGTACGGGAACGTGTCAAGCAGAAGCCGGGCGGCCGAGAGCACGTGGTCGTGGTCGAGCCCAGCGGAGTTGATCCTGCTGACGACTGCCGCGACCTGTGCGGATGTGTGATCCGCGCTTGTGAGTTCGTCGAGGGCGGAGTTCGGATCCAGTCCTGGGAGCAGTTCCTTCGCGCGAGCGGCCAGTGGAGAGTCTGGCTCGTTGCGCAGTCGGTGGCACAGGTCGAGAGCGGTCTCGGTCGCACTTGCTCGGACGACTAGGGACAGGAGTTCGTCCGCAGTCGGGCTGGTCTCGGACACGTCGAGCAGCCAGGCGACCATCCGGTCAGCGAACTCCAGCACCACGTGCTGGTAGAACCCGTACGCGGACAGGTGTTCTCCTGCGGCGTGCAGCACCTCAAGGTGGTTTATCGCGTGGTCCGCCAGCACCGGCCGCAGCTCGGTCGGGATGGCGTCAAGCAGGAGCCCGCGCAGGTCGTCAGGATCGTCGCCTGCGAAGACGGGCACGGCAACGATGGCGCTTATCCAGCGGCGCCAGACATCCAGCTGAACATCGGAGAGCTTGTTTGGGTAGTGCCAGACAAGCGTGGTGAGTAGATACACGCCGGCCCAGTCCGGCATGACCTGATCGCTGGTCCACGAGATCAGAGGCGTCCACGTGGCTGGGTTCGGCGTGTGCGCTTCGAGGTAGCGGATACCGGTATCGACTACTTTTGCGGCGTCCTCGGGCTGTAGCTCGTTCCAACCCGGCCATGCGGTCAGGTCGTGCCCCCCTGACGGTGCGGCGTCGCCTTGTCTGGCTTGCTGGACGAGTACGGGTATCTGCCACCAGGAGCCGGGATCCACGTCGACGTGCGTCAGGGCGTTGTTGAGGGCAAGCTTCGCCTGCTCCTGGGCCTGGGTTCGCGCCTCAGCGGCCTTCTGCATAGCGACAGCGTGCTTACGTTGGAACTGGGCGATTTCGCTCGACATGTCCACGCTGCCGCGCAAAGAGTGGGTGGCGTCGTAGGCAGGGTGGCTAGGCTGGAGGCTCAACAAACGATCAGCGAGCGCCGCGGTCATGTCAACGATCTGGATGCGTGCCAGGCATTCGGCTAGTGACGCGGCAGTAGACGGCGGGCAGGTATCGACCTCGTCGAGGAGCCATTCCACGTCGTGCGACCCCAACAAGCCCATCAGAATGATCGCCTGCCAGCTGTCCTCCTGGATGGCCGCCATCTCCAGGACGAGGCTGTGCCGACGATCCGCTTCTCTTTCGATCCACGGCAAGGTGGTGCGTCCTTCCCGGGACTGGAGGCGCCAGCTTGCGGAGACAAGCATCCGCGCGAGCATTTGTCGGACAGCGGTGTCGTCGCTGTGCTCCCACGCTTGCCGCAGCAGTCCTTCGACAAACCGATCGTAGCGGCGGGCAATCGACTTGTCGTCGAGTTGCCTCAACCAGTCGAGTGCGAGGGGAAGGTCGGTCGGGGGAATGCGATCAGCAAGCTCGCCGAGCGAACGGCTGTAGTAATAGTCGTAGCCCACGGGATAGGAGGATCGTGGTCGGAGGGCCGCCAGCAATGTCCGCGTGGACATGAGCTTCGGGTACAGGACGTCGATGACGGCCGCTCGCACTTGATGGTCAGGGTCCTCGTCCTGGTCCAGGATGCTCGCAAGTCCGGTGATGATGTCGTTGTCGCCCAGCTCGCCGACAGCGATCACAGTCGCACGACGTGCGTAGGGGTACCACTGCGTGTCGACCGCAGCCTCCACCAACGCCGCGGCAAGCCCGGTGCACTGGCCAGCGGCGGCTAGGCGGGCGATCCACCAGAGCTGTTGAGACCGCTGCAAAGCTTTCAAGCTCTGGCTCAGCTCTGCCTCAAGGGAGGTGTGGACGAGCAGTGCGGGATCGACCCTCCAGTCCGTGTGGATCTTTCCGCTGGCCGCGTGGTCAAGCAGGGCGGCGACCACAGCCGCACGTATCGCATCCGAGGGCAGTTCCGTCGCCGCACCGGACGATGCGAACATCAGAGCGTTGGCGTGGACCAGGCTCTCGACCAACCCGGGTTGAAGCGCTCCGAGCCAGGCGGCCACTCCAAGCCGACTAGTGGGGAGCAGTCCGTTGGAGTGCACGCCCAGCAGGGCGGGAACCTGGCCAGGTTGCAGCTTCCGCTCGACCAGGTATGCGGCGGTCGAGTATTCGACGTAGCTCTGGTGTCGGAACACGACTGCGCCTGCCGGACCAGTGTCGAACAGCGCAGTATCGAGTACATCGCGGTAGTCGGCGGGATCGATCGCTCTGGCCGTTTCAACGGGCTCAGGTTCGGACGGCAACTGATCGACGGTCAGCGTGCTGGGAGCGCCTGAGGTTGAGACTGCGAATGCCTGGGTACCGCTGAACGTCTCGAACGCCGCCAGCCGCATGGCGATGCGCATCGCCCGGTCAGCAGGAAGATCGCGTAGACGCTGGGAGTTGGTCTCCTGAAGCAGGTGCGCGACCTCGTACTCCATGGCCTCGACCGCGGTGTCGGGCAGGACCCCGCGGCCATGCCAGAACCGTGCCACCGCGATCAACTGGCTCAGGCAGCCCGACAGCCTGCCCAACCCCGCCGCTGCCGCAGCCTCGATGAACGCGGCCCCGTCGAAGTCAGCAGCACCCACAGCTTCCCCGACTACCGCCGCAGCCGTGACCCGGTCCAGGGGAAGCAGCTTCCACGTCTTGAAGTCCGGCAAGGACGTGGCGAAGACCCGGTCCCACGCCGCTGCCCGGCAAGATAGACGCCAGTACCCATCGGCAGCCCCAGGCCGACCTAGTTCACGGGCCAACCAGCGCAGGATGAACTGATCGCTGGCAACGGCCTCATCCAAGGCGTCGAAGTACAAAGTCTTCTTCGTGCCCGCGGCCCCTGAAATCAGGTTCTCAAGCTTGTCACGCGTCTCAAGCGGAGTCTCGACGTACTCGGCATCCGGCTCGACCGCGACGAGGGCGGTCGTCGTCGTGGTCTTGCCCGCCCCACCTGCTGCCAAAAGGGCAAAGTTGCGGGAGAGCGTCGGCAGGAGCGAGACCGGCACCACACCGCTCTTGCTATCAAGCTTCAAGAAGCCATCACTGTCGACGGGGACGGGCTCCTCAGGAGACGCGGCATAGCGGTGAAGGCCGTACGTTGACACCTCACCACCTCACCACACCGATGTTGCCTTGCGAACACCGCCACGCCGACGGCTGCCATTCGTGTCGCCATCGTTGGCAGACACGTCCGGACGTCAACCTCCACCGTGCCGACACACCGTCTGCCGCCAACTCGGGTTGAGCTGGTGGTCCCGTCGATTCGGCTCTGACCATCGCCACGAGCAACAGAGCGCGTGCGGCTCCGATACGGAGCACTGGGAGGACCGGGCGACGGACTCAGTCTCGGCCGCCAGCACCTCGCGGGCTCGAATCACCTCATAGGTGGGGCTGACACGTGGGACCCTGACGTCATGCTCCAGGTCATCACGGGGATGTACTTCCAGGATGTACGGCTCAACGAGACCGAACATCGCCGGACCCTGTATACGAACGCGTCCTTCTGAGGCGTGACCATGTCGACATACCTATCGGTCATTTGACGCCGGCAACAGAGTGGTCCACCGTCAACACGATTCTCGCGTACTTCACCGAACGTCTTGAAGCGGTCCTACCTGACGGCAGCGACGACTTCATGATCTCAACCGGCGGTGATGCTATCGCAGACGATCTCGCCGTCGTGCTTTCGTTTGCGCTCGGTGCTACGTTCACTCCGAACCGAGAGAAGGCCGACCGACTGATCCGTGCACCGTCGGGGTCACTCCACAGTCCAGCCCCAGCCGACATTCTTCCGCGCACCTTCACCCCGCAGGTCGTACTCAACGATGGTGATCTTGATGATCTGCGCGCATTTATGATCGAGTTGCTGGCACTTAACCGAGGCGTCTTCGAACGGACGATGAGGGCGATGCGGCGCATCGTTACGGCGAGCGAGCGCGTCGCCGAGGATCCGACGCTTTCCTACACTGACTACGTCGCCGCCCTTGAGTCACTCTCGACGGACGTCAAGGTGCCCGCTCCGACTTGGAACCGTCTCGACCCCCGTAAGCGTGGGATTCTCGACCGAGCCTTGGACACGTTAGGGGCTGGCGACGCCGACCGTGTTCGCACAGCGATCCTTGAAGCCGAGCGGGCAGGCATCAAGTACAGGTACGTCGAGTTCGTACTCAGCCATGTTCGCCCATCGTTCTTCCGCGAGGAAGCGATCGGCTTGAACCGTCCAGTGCGGCAAGCGTCCCTTCGACGGGTGGTGTCTAACGCCTACGACGCACGTTCGAAGAATCTCCATGAACTCGGGGACCTTGCCATCGGGAAATGGCTTCTTGTCGGTGGCGCGCACACTGTCACCCCGCCCGGCGAAACGCTGATGCTCACGCACGCGGAACTCAACAGGCTAGCCCGGCACGTGGTCCGTACCTACGTCCAGCGCGGATCTACCGAACTCGACCGAGACTACAAATGGAGAGACCATCTTCCCAACGTCATCAAGGCGCAACTGGCGCCGGAGTTCTATCTCGGGACCGCCGAGGCCATGCGTCCGGCCGATGCGGCAACCCGAGCCGGTGAGTTTTTTGACCACCTGATAGAAGCGCTGTCCGGACGCGTCAAGCTCAAGATCGACATGCGCCCTGCTCTCAGCCGTATTGAGGAATTGCTCGTCACCCAGCGGTCGCCCAACGTCCGAGAGCCGATGCTTGCTATCTACCTGCTTTGGCACCGCCTACTGCCCCCGGAGGTTCATCAGCCAGCACCCGAGAGGGTCATGACGGCCGCGCTGGAAGAGTTACAACGCCCGAGCCTATACTCGTTCACGGCAAGTGTGCTCCTCGACGTGATCCCGCCTTGGTCCGTAGACGAGGTATGCGAGCTAGCGGAGCAGCGGCACGTTGAGCTGCAAAAACGTCGCCATCTCGAGCTTCCCTCACGCCTTGACTCCGCGCTCTGGATCTACGCCGCAAAGCGCCTGTGGTTCGATGGACCACAGGACCTGGCGTCCGCGGCGGTCAGAAGGGCAGTGGAGTGCTCTCCCGGCCATGAAGACCTTCTCGCGCTCGAGCACGAAGTTGCCGCTGGCCGTGAGATCGATTTCAACGTCCGAGCCTTCCTGCTCGGTGCAACCCCAGCGACAGACGAGCACTGATGTCGCGGCAAACGCACTGTGGCCGACCGGTGCCAGCATACGACGGCGTCCGCCTCGACGAGGCCCACACCAGCACCGACGACGCCATCACGGCCACTCGTCGGCACCACT
The sequence above is drawn from the Amycolatopsis aidingensis genome and encodes:
- a CDS encoding SAV_915 family protein; this encodes MDPDEVPRQAPDGLYLLTTPTGHGGVIELWTLRDGTSAVMGYSSIGRLMVACGSGQPFRHMAADEVESTCESIGAKVVVVDTVPPGGRRYPEVDSRDQPDLPLLDAEDPDQPVVYVPSRPYRAGQRDAVLELQPHEGRLTLLAYTSRELLEEGCGPYQAWVSIPSHLLEEAAWRVGAEAVLFNPVLSEESRHAAPVLDWTRRDNNR
- the fxlM gene encoding methyltransferase, FxLD system, whose translation is MNHATTSSPADLRETMITSVKQAGYAQRPEVERALRRVPRHEFVPEADLDTAYDPWQAVITHRFTDGTALSCASAPSVVAMMLDQLAVEPGNAVLEIGAGTGYNASLLAELTNQDTHVVTIDLDGGVTTHATRNLAATGYHGVRVVTGDGALGVPEHGPYDRIIATVSPWDIPTAWWQQLTPGARLVVPLRWRGQTRSVAFAHHNGRLVADSIELCGFVPLVTDDDGELSAPITADGTIHLHWDRDQPVDPTVLHGVLDRPSNTAWSGVSIAGDEPHDGIWLRLTVTDLRTCRLNAPADTPPEICAPISPLRAPALVDGTSLAYLTLRRHQGSGPSRWELGAIGHGPAATELATHLCDELRAWSIDRDRRKPNLTAYPADTPEHELTGTIIDKAHSKLVLTYDTDEPHEHRYRA